A single region of the Nicotiana sylvestris chromosome 6, ASM39365v2, whole genome shotgun sequence genome encodes:
- the LOC138871626 gene encoding glycine cleavage system H protein, mitochondrial-like codes for MAVTTRSGRGGDVNASKQKQIMEEDVELRDDDIPLIVDDVVNQNVNNDHEWVKHDGSVATVGITDHAQDHLGEVVFVDLPETGGSVSQGSSFGAVESVKATSDINCPISGEIVEVNTKLTETPGLVNSSPYEDGWMIKVKPSSPSELESLMGSKEYTKFCEEEDSH; via the exons atggcggttacaacaagaagtgggagaggcggtgatgtgaatgcctcaaagcaaaagcaaatTATGGAAGAAGATGTTGAATTACGGGATGATGAtatacctttgattgttgatgatgtggttaatcaaaatgtgaacaatgat CATGAATGGGTGAAGCATGACGGTTCGGTGGCCACTGTTGGCATCACTGATCATGCTCAG GACCATCTTGGAGAAGTAGTGTTTGTTGATCTACCAGAAACTGGTGGTTCTGTTTCCCAAGGAAGCAGCTTTGGAGCTGTCGAAAGTGTCAAAGCCACCAGTGACATTAATTGTCCTATCTCGGGCGAGATTGTTGAGGTCAACACAAAGCTTACTGAAACGCCTGGCTTG GTGAATTCAAGCCCATATGAAGATGGATGGATGATTAAAGTGAAGCCAAGCAGTCCATCAGAATTGGAATCTTTGATGGGTTCCAAAGAGTACACAAAATTCTGTGAAGAAGAGGATAGCCATTAA
- the LOC104248742 gene encoding glycine cleavage system H protein, mitochondrial-like, producing the protein MALRMWASSTANALRVSRTNLVAPSFSLSRCFSTVLDGLKYASSHEWVKHDGSVATVGITDHAQDHLGEVVFVDLPETGGSVSQGSSFGAVESVKATSDINCPISGEIVEVNTKLTETPGLVNSSPYEDGWMIKVKPSSPSELESLMGSKEYTKFCEEEDSH; encoded by the exons atggCTTTGAGAATGTGGGCTTCTTCAACGGCCAATGCACTAAGAGTCTCCAGAACCAATCTAGTTGCCCCCTCTTTTTCTCTTTCCAGATGCTTTTCAACTG TTCTTGATGGGCTGAAGTATGCATCTTCACATGAATGGGTGAAGCATGACGGTTCGGTGGCCACTGTTGGCATCACTGATCATGCTCAG GACCATCTTGGAGAAGTAGTGTTTGTTGATCTACCAGAAACTGGTGGTTCTGTTTCCCAAGGAAGCAGCTTTGGAGCTGTCGAAAGTGTCAAAGCCACCAGTGACATTAATTGTCCTATCTCGGGCGAGATTGTTGAGGTCAACACAAAGCTTACTGAAACGCCTGGCTTG GTGAATTCAAGCCCATATGAAGATGGATGGATGATTAAAGTGAAGCCAAGCAGTCCATCAGAATTGGAATCTTTGATGGGTTCCAAAGAGTACACAAAATTCTGTGAAGAAGAGGATAGCCATTAA